Below is a window of Malus domestica chromosome 13, GDT2T_hap1 DNA.
TGGATGTTCATCCTTTCAACCCCAGGATAGCAATGAGTGCTGGCTATGATGGAAAAACAATTGTCTGGGATGTGAGTTTCCAGTTTCcatatttttcttccaattatttttatgttctATGGTTTTGAATGCTTTGTTGACTTGCGATTTCAGATATGGGAAGGCATACCTATCCGGACATTTGAAACTTCCCACTACAAATTGGTAGATGGAAAGTTCTCACCGTAAGTGAACAATAAGAACTCTCCATTTTGAAAGCTTTTTTTCTATACCTGTCGTATTGTCGTtaaattttctttattctttatcTAATTATAACCGTATGAAACCCTGTTTCATTGGTGTTCAAATTGGCTATTTATATGGTACTTTATGCCCTAGCTTTCCATGATTCTATGTAGCTTTAACCCTAGCTTTCCATGATTAGTTATTTTTGCttctcttttgcatggcagatcTTATCTGTTGGTATCCGCGCACCccatttctctcttttctttttggctaCTATTTGTGAAATATACTTTGCTTTCCGAACTGCTTTCTGGTAGTTACAAATGGTTTTTTCTTTGTAATATAGGGATGGGACATCAATTATTCTCTCTGATGATGTTGGCCAATTGTATATATTGGACAGTGGCCAAGGGGAGTCCCAAGATGATGCACAATATGATCAGGTATGCTTTTTCCCTTCAATTTTTCTAGCAAAATCCAAATATATGCCTTTAGTTTGGttggattttatttttacacTTTTTTCAAGTTGTAATTAATTGTGCGTACACTTTGACAGTTTTTTCTTGGTGATTATCGCCCACTCATTCACGATAGTTTTGGAAATGTTCTTGACCAGGTTAGTTGGCCATTTGCACTATTGTTTGTAATCTACCTACCATAACTTAATTCTGAATGTATTTTCAATGCTCTTATGTTGGATGTGTATTATAATTATTGCATGATGTGGCCACTTAGTTTGAAATATTCACAACATTTGATTCAGGAAACTCAGCTTCCAGCATACCGGCGGAATATGCAAGATCTACTTTGTGATTCAGGTTTCTCTCTACTCCTTTTCCTGTACGGAATTATTGTCTTCTGGAAATTTATTTTCTCAAGCATTGgtttatggtggaaccctaggCATGATACCGTATGAAGAACCCTACCAGACTGCATACCAGAAGCGGCGGTTAGGAGCTCTGGGTGCTGAGTGGCGTCCTTCCTCTCTAAGACTTGCTGTTGGGCCTGACTTCAGTCTAGATCCGGATTACCAAATGTTGCCTTTGGCAGACTTGGATATATTGACTGAGCCTCTGCCAGAGTTTTTAGATGCAATGGATTGGGAACCAGAAAATGGAATACGTAGTGATGATACGGATTCAGAGTACCATATTACTGAAGATTATTCTACTGGAGGGGAGCAAGGAAGTTTAAGTTCAAATCCCTCTATCGATCCAGAGTGCAGTGAAGAAAGTGAGGATGAGGATGCTGAAATGGATGGACTTCGAAgatcaaaaaggaaaaaacaaaaggcTGACGTAAGTACTTTTTCAGTAACAAATTATATTTCAGAATTTGGTTAGGACCTGCCTGAATGTTTCTCTTTTCTGTCTTCTGTTTCCTCAGAACGAAGTCGTGACTTCCTCTGGTAGGTGTGTCAAAAGAAGGAATTTGGATGAGTGTGCTGCCAATTCATCCAGAAGTAACAGAGCAAGGAAATCAAGACATGGACGAAAAGCTTCAAGAAAGAAATGTTCCTCATCATTGAGACCTCAAAGAGCTGCTGCACGTAATGCTCTTAGTCTATTTTCTAAGATTACTGGAAGATCTGCAGatggagaagatgaagatggatcGGAAGATGATATGTCAGGAAGTGAATCCCCACTTCAAGATTCCAACATTGAGAGTGATGAATCTGATAAACAATATCAGCAAGGCAAGCATTCAAAAGGAAAAGAGGTTTTACTCGATGAGTCTGAAGACATGGTTAAACCTATTGAAGAGTTTCCGGTAAATACGGGGAGCAGGAGGAGATTGGTGCTTAAATTACCAAGACAGGAGTCAAATAAGCTTGTGTCTAGAGAAAGCACAGTAAATAATCGTAGTAATGAGGATGATTTGGTTGACCAATCATATAGAGTACCTCAAGAAGCAAATGAGAATAATACAAGTCCTCAGGATCCAATGTCCTCCCCAGGTGACGAAAAATGCAGCAAATTTGAAACAGCAGTGAGTGGGCAGTCACAGAGAGTAGAAAATCATTTAAATTTCAAAGGGAGAATTAGTTGGGGAGGGTCCAGAGCACGAACAGCAAAGCGCCAGAGATCAGGAGAATTCATGTCATTGGACGCACTTGCCAGAGCCAGTGCAGTTGTTGGTCACAATGAAAAAGACTACACAAAACCTGAAAATGATTCTCCTTATTCAGAAAGCCAAAGGTTCAGGGATAAGATGGACACAGTGGCTATAGGGAATGAGAAAACCACTAGGGCTAGTACCTCCGATGGCCTTAATTGTGAAGTCAATGTTAAAGAGCATTCAGATTTTAGTGAATGCAAGGATCATGATCAATTGCCTAAATCTGTTCACATGGCTCCTTGGGATGCAAGcacttcctcttgccttgataAGGATGGGACTGGTTTCTCTTTCAAACAAAATGAGAAGTTCATACCTGTCTCAACGAAATTGAGGTCGAGGAGGATTTCAAGGGATCCTAGTCCTTGCAAACATGAAATTAACTCTGTGGTAGAGAACATGGAAAATGATAGGACGATGGAACAGGGTCCAGTTGTGCCAGAGGATGATGGAACCCATAAATTTATTCCAGATCATAGATATGATGGTTCACGAGAATCAGACAATCAATCTGATAAGAATGTTATTGCTAGCACACATGAATCTGTCGAATCCAGTTTacagaaaaacaaaatgttCAGTGCTGTTTATAGAAGGGTGAAACCACATAGGGGTAGAAGTAACTTAGAAGGTGATAGTGGTGTCAACGGAGAAGGCTGTTCATATACTTCAAATACAAGCAACCACAATATCATTGCTGGAGACATTCAGGATGACACAACTGATGGAGGATGCAAGACACGGTCCATGGGGTTCAAGGCATCTGCATGTGATCCAAGTAGTCCAGATCATGATCCTAAGTTGGCGGAAGGACATGAGCCAGGTTATACATTGAACCGGAAAAGTTCCATGGATAAGTTTCAACTTGGGAATGAAGAACGGGGATCAAGTTCAAGGACGAAAGTTGGTTTGAGGTCTACTAGAAACAGGAGAAGCAGTTATCTCGACATGAGTCCAATGGATAAAAGGAAGCCGCATCAGTCAGGAAAGAAAGTATCATGGTTAATGTTGTCAGCGCATGAGGAGAGCTCAAGATATATCCCCCAGTTAGGGGACAAAGTTGTTTATCTGAGACAGGTTTCTCTATATCTTTCTGCtgccttttttatttcttccttTGGGCGGGAGGAGGGTGGAGCTTGTACCTTGGCAACACAAAATGGTATCCCTAAGTGACCCATTGGTCGCACAAGTTACATAAACAGCTTTTCTTGAAATTGGGTTAGAGCTGTGTATGTTTGCCCTCCCCCAGCCCCGCACTGTCCCATGCTTGTGCACTGGGCTCCCCTTTCTTGTTTTGGTTTTGTCATATGAATGTCGATAGTATCATTTACTTTGGTAacctccttttctttttcctttcttacCAGGGGCATCAGGAGTATTTCGATCTGGGTGGATTGAGAGAAAACCCACCGTGGAGGTTTATAAAGGGGAGAATAAGAGCGGTCGAATTTTGCAATGTTCAAGAGCTTGAGTATTCTTCACGTGCAGGGTCTGGGGATAGCTGCTGTAAATTGACGATTCAATTTGTAGATCCTTCTTCTGATGTGTATGGTAAATCTTTTAAGATGACTCTGCCGGAAGTTACTGGTTTCCCAGACTTCATTGTTGAAAGAACTCGCTTCGACTCTTCCATGGAGAGAAATTGGTCATGTAGGGATCATTGCAAAGTCTGGTGGAAAAATGAGGGCGAGGATGACGGTAAGTGGTGGCATGGCAGGGTTAAGTCTAAACAGTTTAAATCGTTGGAGTTCCCAGACAGTCCTTGGGAGATGTACACTGTTCAGTACAAGAGTGATCCTAGTGATGTACAACTACATAGTCCTTGGGAGCTTTTTGATGAAATTACTCAATGGGAGCCGCCTCACATTGATGATAAAAGCAAAAAGAAGCTGCATTCGGCCTTTGCCAAACTAGAGCGATCAGCCGGAAGTCGTCAGGTATTAAGGAGAAAATACCTTTTACTTTTaataactcaaaaacaaaatttggccAATGGTCCCATCTAGCAAACTCTTTGAAGACTTACAAGGATTTTTCTCAATATTGTTGTGTACAATTCAGGATCCTTTTGGGGTTGACAAACTGATGCAACTTCAACAGAAGCCAAAGTTTACGAACTGGTATGTCTTCGTTATTCTTATAGCGTTCCTCGAATGTATCATTGGATTTCCATATCGTGCATGCTCTGTCCGTCAAACTGTTGACATGTAGTCTTGTCTTGTGGAATTCTCTCAGGTGTGTGGTTCCGATATCTCTTGATGTGATCCAGTCCAGGTTAGAGAACGACTACTATCGAAGCCTGGAAGCGCTGAAGCATGACTTTAAGGTCATGCTGGCAAATGCTGAAACCTATCTCGAGAGCAACGCGGTCAAACGCGCATCAGATAAAGAGCTTTTAGGGAAACTGAAATGCCTATCAGACTGGTTCACACAGACAATATCCTCCTTGTAGCTCCCATTGATTTGCAAAGAAGTTGAGTCACTAATGAGGTTGAAGAAGCCCATCTTGATTTTTACTTCAGCTTTTACCCCCTTCTATTCTTTCTTCCtgcgttttttatttttatttttatttttatttttatatttttttaggtATTTGACCATTATATCCTCGAGGATTTTACCATTGTACCATTGCTTCAATTTTGGAAATGGGTTAATCCTTTGGGGTATTCTGTTTAGAAGGGAATTAGAGATCTGcttgtgtaatttttttttaccagggAATTCATTCTTGTACAGCCATTCGGTTTTATTTAATCACTAATaacgaaaggaaaaaaaaaagtttgatttCCCACCCCATTTTTTTGGTCACTCTTGGTTTTCTCTAGATATACtttgatttatttaaaaatgggcgtgtgaaaatcacttcccTTCCGATACTTTTTATCCAGGGCGGGTTTCACCATTCCCGCCCCGGGCTTTCTCTTTCTGAAAAATGGCCTTGCCTGTTACCCATTGTGATTCAAAATTGCATGGAAGCAAAGTATTGTGGCAGAAACAAAAGTAATTTTTGAATCCACGCCAAATTGGATGTCAAAGGATAGTCTAAACAAATGCGGAAGTGCTTTCAACACAAGTCTTTCGAACTGATCTCCATCCTACAGTCACATTTTTAGGGAACAACGCATGTTTCCGGTAGAACAAAAACTGAGCAGATAAAGAGGTGGGCGTGAATCTTAGTCTCTCCACCTATGGCCGCAGCTGGGGTTGCAGCAGACGAAGAACAATGTCATACCCTCCTCTCCTCTAGCAGTTGCCTGCACATATACAATAAACTTAAAAGCATTAGCAGCAGTTACAAATCTCCATCATAGAGTAAACAAACAGCTATCAGGTGCAAGTTTATTGCACATGACTTCAATCTGACTGTTCAATATGGTATCACTGTATGCATGGTAGAGAACATATACCCCCCAGAGACGAAAAGAATCCGACTTCCCAATGATACAATGGCTGAGATTTGCTCAAAACAGAACGATGTTTCAATACAAAGTGGCCTACCAATCTCTCTAGAATATATAACACAAGAACTCGGGCTGAATACAAGTTAAGCGTCTCCTAGGAGAATCCATAATCATGGTCACTAATTTTAATAGATACTTGGTTAAATTAAATAGTCAACTGAAATCTGAAGCGAAAGGCAAGAAGCAATGATACACGAAGAGCTAGAAGTTTACAAACACCAGAAAAAATCTTTAACCCTGATACCTTTCTAGAGTTATCTTAAACTATACAAATAGCAAAACTGGCCCTAGCGTCGTGAATCCAATTGTCTAATGATAAAGAGATTAGCAGTTGGAATTTCATCCAAACAAGTGACGACTTGGAATATTTATGTGACATTAAAATAATTAGCATTGCGCTCTtgaacaccaaaagtttgaaaaGGCAACTACCAATAAAATTCACAGAGGATTGGGCATATAACCTGAAAGAAAACAGcttctccatgcttgcactcaGCACAGCGCACGGCTTTAGTTCTTGGAAGAGTAGGATCTGCAGCTACATCCTGCAATATCTGAGTGCGCTCACCAACAGCGTGGTGTATCTCGTTTCTGTAGACACAGTTGGTCTCAGCAATCTCCTGCAAACAAAGAACAACATAAAATCTAATAAGTACATAACACAGTCCCCATCAACCCTGAGAATTAACTGGTCACGGAATATATAAGTTAAGAGAATAAGTTCATAAAAACAAACAGAGATGAGTATGAATTATCGGATTTTTGTTTCACTTTCCGGGCATGAACTTTTCGGGATCTAGCAAAAACCCTTAAAGAAGAAAGTAATAGCAAAAAGGAAAGAATTGGGAACCCTAACTGAATTCCAAAATGTGGGTATCAGAATGGTCTACATTTGTAAAAAGACAGAAAATTTTGATGCAATTCACTCAAAAGAAACCAAGAAAAAAGTTCCATCCTTGTACCAAGCTTCAGTAAAGGCCAGATTAACCTCGGGTTATGGAAATTAATAGCTTAAACCTAATTAACCAAATGAGATTACGAGGCATTAGGGCAAACCACTTACCGCAGGactaaaatgaaacaaatcatgcaaaataattgctaaagaaaaaaaaatcaggggGAAGCGAGATGGAGAGTGTGAGCTGACCTGGTGATCGCAGTTGCGGCAGGCGTAGAGGAGGCTCTTCTGCTCCTTGTCCTCCTTCGGGTACAGAATGTTGTTACTGAAAACCCAATTGAaaattttagaagaaaaaattaaaaaaaaatatatgaaaaattaaaatacagtGTGGTGGGATTTACAGACCATTCGCGGCAAAATTTCATGGTACTCATTGTGGAGAAGCTCTGAGTTTTTAGGGTTTGGAGAGTTTGATTTTTTGCTTTTGGCGAATGGCGGGTTTTCtgctatttcttcttcttcttcctaatACCAGATCTTATAAGTACTCTGCTTCAGTCTTGACCGTTATTCTCAAGAATGTTTAAGGGTATTTTCGGTAAACTGGAAACGTAGAGGCCTAAACAATAAGGCCCCAAAGCCTTTAGCACCTGCAAACGAAGGCCCCAAAGGCCCAacgtttttattgttttttttatctatttatttatttattttgttgataCAAACGATATATTTACATCAAGGAAGTAAGAGATTCGATTCTAAAACCTCTAGGTAATTCGGCAAATTAACCAGAGCACTGTGCCCATATACAGAATCTGAGTTCAAGTTTCAATCCTCATATATAATATTTGAGTAAGTTGATGTGTCAAATTATCGTTTTCCCTCTTCCACATCGCGTTAGTGCATGTTTTATCCCCAAAAATTCTGAACTATCATTTCCCTCTAGATCTGCATTCCAATCATCAAGAACTAAGCCTTTCAAAGCTTATCGATCAAGAATGGAAAGAACTGTTAATCCAATCTGTTAGTAACCAATTGCATCTTTTTTTGTCTCTCTCGCACAATAAACGCAAACAGCTATATAACTGTGAACAGCTAAGAATTCGCTCGATGAAAAGCCATCAAGAATCTTGGTCCTCTCACAAAGGATTATCAACCTAGACCtataaacgggtcgggtttatcggaTTTGTGTCGGCTTCAATCTGATCCGTTAAGTTAACAGGTCCCCCGAACCCGACATATTAAGTTAACGAAtcacccgaacccaacccgttaagctaacgggttacccatttcacccgttaacaattattattattattattattaattttacatggagtttattttttgttgttaagactttactgaaattactaaaacatcctcaactAACGGATGCTAACAgatctaacgggttgacccaaaatgATCCGTTATTTAACAGGTTCACCCGTTAGCGATCTAACCCGTTAAGCATACatccaaatactaatattaacgcGTCGGATTGGATCGGGTTAACGGGTCGAACCTA
It encodes the following:
- the LOC103452822 gene encoding uncharacterized protein isoform X1, coding for MALQKFPSRDAPSVSMKPLSFLSKVHDKNQPEDLETTYITHAKEPDADIDIREVYFLIMHFLSAGPCHRTCGQLWNELLEHQLLPRRYHAWYSRKGMHSEDENDDGKSFPLNYNMLVHRYPHIENDHLVKLLKQLISSAAPPSRGTSGGNAPNAADVPTLLGRGSFSLLTYERDQIHNEMKPPPAHMRWPHMKAHQVQGLRLREIGGGFTRHHRAPSIRAASYAIAKPSTMFEKMQFTKRIRGHRNSVYCATFDCSGRYVITGSDDRLVKIWLMETAFCLASCRGHEGDITDLAVSSNNALVASSSNDHMIRVWRLPDGLPISVLRGHTAAVTAITFNPRPGSMYHLLSSSDDGTCRIWDARSSQVSPRIYIPRPSDAVVGRNSGPSSSTVTQDHHIFCCAFNANGTVFVTGSSDTLARVWTASKPGSDESDQPNHEIDVLSGHENDVNYVQFSGCAGVSRFMVADTSKEENTPKFKNSWFNHDNIVTCSRDGSAIIWIPRSRRSHGKAGRWTRAYHLKVPPPPMPPQPSRGGPRQRILPTPRGVNMITWSLDNRFVLAAIMDCRICVWNASDGSLVHSLTGHTESTYVLDVHPFNPRIAMSAGYDGKTIVWDIWEGIPIRTFETSHYKLVDGKFSPDGTSIILSDDVGQLYILDSGQGESQDDAQYDQFFLGDYRPLIHDSFGNVLDQETQLPAYRRNMQDLLCDSGMIPYEEPYQTAYQKRRLGALGAEWRPSSLRLAVGPDFSLDPDYQMLPLADLDILTEPLPEFLDAMDWEPENGIRSDDTDSEYHITEDYSTGGEQGSLSSNPSIDPECSEESEDEDAEMDGLRRSKRKKQKADNEVVTSSGRCVKRRNLDECAANSSRSNRARKSRHGRKASRKKCSSSLRPQRAAARNALSLFSKITGRSADGEDEDGSEDDMSGSESPLQDSNIESDESDKQYQQGKHSKGKEVLLDESEDMVKPIEEFPVNTGSRRRLVLKLPRQESNKLVSRESTVNNRSNEDDLVDQSYRVPQEANENNTSPQDPMSSPGDEKCSKFETAVSGQSQRVENHLNFKGRISWGGSRARTAKRQRSGEFMSLDALARASAVVGHNEKDYTKPENDSPYSESQRFRDKMDTVAIGNEKTTRASTSDGLNCEVNVKEHSDFSECKDHDQLPKSVHMAPWDASTSSCLDKDGTGFSFKQNEKFIPVSTKLRSRRISRDPSPCKHEINSVVENMENDRTMEQGPVVPEDDGTHKFIPDHRYDGSRESDNQSDKNVIASTHESVESSLQKNKMFSAVYRRVKPHRGRSNLEGDSGVNGEGCSYTSNTSNHNIIAGDIQDDTTDGGCKTRSMGFKASACDPSSPDHDPKLAEGHEPGYTLNRKSSMDKFQLGNEERGSSSRTKVGLRSTRNRRSSYLDMSPMDKRKPHQSGKKVSWLMLSAHEESSRYIPQLGDKVVYLRQGHQEYFDLGGLRENPPWRFIKGRIRAVEFCNVQELEYSSRAGSGDSCCKLTIQFVDPSSDVYGKSFKMTLPEVTGFPDFIVERTRFDSSMERNWSCRDHCKVWWKNEGEDDGKWWHGRVKSKQFKSLEFPDSPWEMYTVQYKSDPSDVQLHSPWELFDEITQWEPPHIDDKSKKKLHSAFAKLERSAGSRQDPFGVDKLMQLQQKPKFTNWCVVPISLDVIQSRLENDYYRSLEALKHDFKVMLANAETYLESNAVKRASDKELLGKLKCLSDWFTQTISSL
- the LOC103452822 gene encoding uncharacterized protein isoform X2, which encodes MALQKFPSRDAPSVSMKPLSFLSKVHDKNQPEDLETTYITHAKEPDADIDIREVYFLIMHFLSAGPCHRTCGQLWNELLEHQLLPRRYHAWYSRKGMHSEDENDDGKSFPLNYNMLVHRYPHIENDHLVKLLKQLISSAAPPSRGTSGGNAPNAADVPTLLGRGSFSLLTYERDQIHNEMKPPPAHMRWPHMKAHQVQGLRLREIGGGFTRHHRAPSIRAASYAIAKPSTMFEKMQFTKRIRGHRNSVYCATFDCSGRYVITGSDDRLVKIWLMETAFCLASCRGHEGDITDLAVSSNNALVASSSNDHMIRVWRLPDGLPISVLRGHTAAVTAITFNPRPGSMYHLLSSSDDGTCRIWDARSSQVSPRIYIPRPSDAVVGRNSGPSSSTVTQDHHIFCCAFNANGTVFVTGSSDTLARVWTASKPGSDESDQPNHEIDVLSGHENDVNYVQFSGCAGVSRFMVADTSKEENTPKFKNSWFNHDNIVTCSRDGSAIIWIPRSRRSHGKAGRWTRAYHLKVPPPPMPPQPSRGGPRQRILPTPRGVNMITWSLDNRFVLAAIMDCRICVWNASDGSLVHSLTGHTESTYVLDVHPFNPRIAMSAGYDGKTIVWDIWEGIPIRTFETSHYKLVDGKFSPGQGESQDDAQYDQFFLGDYRPLIHDSFGNVLDQETQLPAYRRNMQDLLCDSGMIPYEEPYQTAYQKRRLGALGAEWRPSSLRLAVGPDFSLDPDYQMLPLADLDILTEPLPEFLDAMDWEPENGIRSDDTDSEYHITEDYSTGGEQGSLSSNPSIDPECSEESEDEDAEMDGLRRSKRKKQKADNEVVTSSGRCVKRRNLDECAANSSRSNRARKSRHGRKASRKKCSSSLRPQRAAARNALSLFSKITGRSADGEDEDGSEDDMSGSESPLQDSNIESDESDKQYQQGKHSKGKEVLLDESEDMVKPIEEFPVNTGSRRRLVLKLPRQESNKLVSRESTVNNRSNEDDLVDQSYRVPQEANENNTSPQDPMSSPGDEKCSKFETAVSGQSQRVENHLNFKGRISWGGSRARTAKRQRSGEFMSLDALARASAVVGHNEKDYTKPENDSPYSESQRFRDKMDTVAIGNEKTTRASTSDGLNCEVNVKEHSDFSECKDHDQLPKSVHMAPWDASTSSCLDKDGTGFSFKQNEKFIPVSTKLRSRRISRDPSPCKHEINSVVENMENDRTMEQGPVVPEDDGTHKFIPDHRYDGSRESDNQSDKNVIASTHESVESSLQKNKMFSAVYRRVKPHRGRSNLEGDSGVNGEGCSYTSNTSNHNIIAGDIQDDTTDGGCKTRSMGFKASACDPSSPDHDPKLAEGHEPGYTLNRKSSMDKFQLGNEERGSSSRTKVGLRSTRNRRSSYLDMSPMDKRKPHQSGKKVSWLMLSAHEESSRYIPQLGDKVVYLRQGHQEYFDLGGLRENPPWRFIKGRIRAVEFCNVQELEYSSRAGSGDSCCKLTIQFVDPSSDVYGKSFKMTLPEVTGFPDFIVERTRFDSSMERNWSCRDHCKVWWKNEGEDDGKWWHGRVKSKQFKSLEFPDSPWEMYTVQYKSDPSDVQLHSPWELFDEITQWEPPHIDDKSKKKLHSAFAKLERSAGSRQDPFGVDKLMQLQQKPKFTNWCVVPISLDVIQSRLENDYYRSLEALKHDFKVMLANAETYLESNAVKRASDKELLGKLKCLSDWFTQTISSL
- the LOC103452784 gene encoding DNA-directed RNA polymerases II, IV and V subunit 9A; this encodes MSTMKFCRECNNILYPKEDKEQKSLLYACRNCDHQEIAETNCVYRNEIHHAVGERTQILQDVAADPTLPRTKAVRCAECKHGEAVFFQATARGEEGMTLFFVCCNPSCGHRWRD